Proteins from a single region of Artemia franciscana chromosome 2, ASM3288406v1, whole genome shotgun sequence:
- the LOC136041259 gene encoding uncharacterized protein LOC136041259, protein MRKKIINKRWLNLKYRKVLLGEQDKDNLSNGSKISEEFSANPLIDDSNKLGNGSGSYGVDCPDTNTEIDLSGIPDGNCIVNLRYFLAEVISAFRHKISCDHGKLIIKQLEKKGLKTELKVKCNKCNWEKRIKGEPECPATSVKEYISSFTDQTQVAFSEKKSSLKGCLNSKAVWGAMGSGGGYSTLCEFFGVLGVKPMSRIVYSRMERQLGNAWMNSLSEILLENGREALKSAIHDDRYKEDSYWTKVICDGGWNKRSKGHDYSAKGCVAVIIDAFSKKLLYVGIKNKYCYICFSSANAKVIPKDHFCFLNYNGNSRSMETDILVEGFRSSEEMHGLQFLEFIGDGDSSVFYKLKQSVSYGSNIRKHECANHVTKNYTAHLYNLCKNKKGLYTKCLPRGIIQQLTKNLRGAIKINSENNGTAEELKILLKRGPYHVFGNHTKCDSGCPKIAELAVNSKIEDRWNNFPLQVFEDVMTEVDIVCRKAEQLRNDATTNLAESYMSVVAKFIGEKQISRSKRGSYHARVHGASLAYNSGPKWHQLAWKNIFGLSPSSVTKKYCNKTAKLRVISKRNLTSYYSALGGKHVAKLKNRNYNFGNRDYGPNCNKPDMTSDEMNLAIQKYTDENLKLDFASISCLFNSTKGQSKNDTWVEERSKRITSSYFHRIATRKNSTRVAPIVKQIRNLGPRFCSALMKKGLDLEVVALEAYENKFNLKVVKGDQIGLSVHPQYQYLAASVDGLLPNGTPIEIKTVHNIPEFKTIYDVAQSKNLVKAFFLELSSEGLQLKKITGISPRYKANSGYWIKWYAT, encoded by the exons atgaggaagaaaattatcaacaaaaggtggctgaatttaaaataccg aaaggtgctgcttggagaacaagataaagataatttgtcaaatggatcaaaaatttcagaagaattttcagcaaatcctctcatagacgattcaaataaattgggaaacggtagtggttcttacggtgttgattgccccgatacgaatactgagatagacttatctggaattccagatggaaactgcattgtgaatctaaggtatttccttgctgaagtaatttcagcattcagacacaaaatcagttgcgatcacggaaaattgattataaagcaattagaaaagaaaggcctgaaaactgaactgaaagttaagtgtaataagtgtaactgggaaaagaggattaaaggtgaaccagaatgtccagcaacaagcgtaaaagaatatatttcaagttttacggaccagacacaggttgctttttccgaaaaaaaatcaagtcttaaaggctgcttgaattcgaaggctgtttggggagccatgggtagtggaggagggtattctacactgtgtgaattcttcggggtgcttggagtgaaaccaatgtcacgaatagtttattcccgtatggaaaggcagcttggtaatgcttggatgaatagtttatcggaaattttgctagaaaatggacgagaggccttaaaatcagccattcatgatgataggtataaggaggactcatactggacaaaagtgatatgtgatggaggctggaataagcgtagcaaaggacacgattattcggccaaaggatgtgttgcagttatcatagatgcattttcgaaaaaactgttatatgttggcataaaaaataaatactgttatatatgtttttcttctgcaaacgccaaagtaattcccaaagatcatttctgctttctgaattataacggaaattcaaggagcatggaaacagatattctagttgaaggctttcgttccagtgaggagatgcacggattacagtttttagagtttatcggtgacggtgattccagtgttttttataagctaaaacaaagtgtttcctacggttccaacatacggaaacatgaatgtgcaaatcacgtcacaaaaaactataccgcccatctatataatttgtgcaaaaataaaaaaggtttgtacacaaaatgtcttccccgaggaattatacagcaactgacaaaaaatttaaggggcgcgataaaaataaattctgaaaataatggaacagcagaagaattgaaaatcttgttaaaaagaggtccgtaccatgttttcggaaaccacacaaaatgtgattctggctgtcctaagattgctgaattggccgtgaatagtaaaatagaagatcggtggaataattttcccctgcaggtgtttgaagatgttatgacagaggtcgatattgtgtgtcgaaaagcagagcagcttcgaaatgacgcaactacaaacttagctgaaagctacatgtcagttgttgctaaattcatcggagaaaagcaaataagccggtctaaacgaggttcatatcatgcaagagttcatggagcaagtcttgcttataattcaggtccaaaatggcatcaattagcttggaaaaatatttttgggcttagtccttctagcgtaacaaaaaaatattgtaataaaacggctaagctccgtgtaatatctaaacgtaatttgaccagttattatagtgctcttggaggaaaacacgttgctaagttaaaaaatagaaactataactttggtaatcgtgactatggaccaaattgcaataagccagacatgacttctgatgaaatgaatttggctatacaaaaatatactgacgagaatttaaaattggattttgccagtataagctgtttgttcaacagtaccaagggtcaatccaaaaatgacacttgggttgaagaaagatctaagagaataactagtagttacttccacagaattgcaaccagaaaaaacagcaccagagttgccccaattgttaagcaaattcgaaacttgggacctagattctgctctgccctaatgaaaaagggcttagatttagaagtagtggcactagaagcatatgaaaacaaattcaacttaaaagtcgtaaagggagatcaaataggactcagtgtgcatccacagtatcagtatcttgctgcatctgtagatggactgctccctaatggcacacctatagagataaaaacggtgcataatataccagagttcaaaaccatttatgatgtggcccagtcaaaaaatttagttaaagcattttttcttgaattatccagtgaaggtcttcagctaaaaaaaatcacaggtatttcgcccagatacaaggccaactcgggatactggataaaatggtacgccacttaa